One Tenrec ecaudatus isolate mTenEca1 chromosome 12, mTenEca1.hap1, whole genome shotgun sequence DNA segment encodes these proteins:
- the CDIPT gene encoding CDP-diacylglycerol--inositol 3-phosphatidyltransferase, producing the protein MAGENIFLFVPNLIGYARIVFAIISFYFMPCCPLTASSFYLLSGLLDAFDGHAARALNQGTRFGAMLDMLTDRCSTMCLLVNLALLYPRATLLFQLSMSLDVASHWLHLHSSVVRGSESHKMIDLSGNPVLRIYYTSRPALFILCAGNELFYCLLYLFHFSEGPPVGSVGLFRMGLWVTAPIALLKSVISVIHLVTAARNMAALDAADRAKKK; encoded by the exons ATGGCGGGCGAGAACATCTTCCTGTTCGTGCCTAACCTCATCG GTTATGCCCGGATCGTCTTCGCCatcatttctttctacttcatgCCCTGCTGCCCGCTCACGGCCTCGTCCTTCTACCTGCTCAGCGGACTTCTGGACGCTTTCGACGGACACGCCGCGCGAGCGCTTAATCAAG GGACCCGATTTGGGGCCATGCTGGACATGCTGACGGATCGGTGCTCCACCATGTGTCTGctggtcaacctggccctgcTGTACCCCCGGGCAACCCTTCTCTTTCAGCTCAGCATGAGCTTGGATGTGGCCAGCCACTGGCTGCACCTCCACAG CTCTGTGGTCCGAGGCAGTGAGAGTCACAAAATGATTGACCTGTCAGGGAATCCAGTGCTTCGGATCTACTACACCTCCAGG CCTGCTCTGTTCATCCTGTGTGCCGGTAATGAGCTCTTCTACTGCCTCCTCTACCTGTTCCATTTCTCCGAGGGACCTCCAG TTGGCTCCGTGGGTCTTTTCCGGATGGGCCTCTGGGTCACCGCCCCCATCGCCTTGCTCAAGTCCGTCATCAGTGTCATCCACCTGGTTACAGCCGCCCGCAACATGGCTGCCCTGGATGCGGCAGACCGGGCCAAGAAGAAGTGA